One genomic window of Cupriavidus malaysiensis includes the following:
- a CDS encoding MBL fold metallo-hydrolase RNA specificity domain-containing protein has translation MQLRFLGATDTVTGSKYVLEAGDRRVMIDCGLFQGYKALRLRNWDPLPLDPASLDAVVLTHAHLDHSGYLPLLVRRGFRGRVYCTEGTARLCEILLADSARLAEEDAHDANRHGYSKHKPALALYGMADAARALRHLQPTGFGARFPVARGIEVEFRHAGHIIGAAIVVLHVDGRRLVFSGDLGRQHDVVMQAPETVGEGDCLLVESTYGNRQHSTEDPLDTISRIVERTAAQGGTLLIPTFAVGRAQSLLYCLHRLQVQGRLPDVPVYLNSPMARDATQVFWLHQDELRIGRAECNAACSLPIYVRSVEESIRLNENRAAKIILAGSGMATGGRILHHLEAFGPDPRNCILLSGFQAGGTRGAALAGGARLLRIHGKEVPINANVEQLTSLSAHADADEILAWLRGFARAPRRTFIVHGEPDGADALRQRIEHELGWPVTMPEYRGVYPLE, from the coding sequence ATGCAACTCCGCTTCCTCGGTGCCACCGATACCGTGACCGGCTCGAAGTATGTGCTGGAAGCGGGTGATCGCCGCGTCATGATCGACTGCGGCCTGTTCCAGGGCTACAAGGCGCTGCGCCTGCGCAACTGGGACCCGCTGCCGCTCGACCCTGCGAGCCTGGACGCGGTGGTGCTGACCCATGCCCACCTGGACCACAGCGGCTACCTGCCGTTGCTGGTGCGCCGGGGTTTCCGCGGACGTGTCTACTGCACCGAAGGCACGGCACGGCTGTGCGAGATCCTGCTGGCAGACAGTGCGCGGCTGGCCGAGGAAGACGCGCACGACGCCAACCGGCACGGCTACTCCAAGCACAAGCCGGCGCTGGCACTGTATGGTATGGCCGACGCCGCGCGCGCGCTGCGGCATCTGCAGCCGACCGGATTCGGCGCGCGCTTTCCCGTCGCACGGGGGATCGAGGTGGAATTCCGCCATGCCGGCCACATCATCGGCGCCGCCATCGTCGTGCTCCACGTCGACGGCCGGCGCCTGGTGTTCTCCGGCGACCTCGGCCGCCAGCACGACGTGGTGATGCAGGCGCCGGAGACCGTGGGCGAAGGCGACTGCCTGCTGGTCGAATCCACCTACGGCAACCGCCAGCACAGTACCGAGGACCCGCTCGACACCATCTCGCGCATCGTCGAGCGCACCGCCGCCCAGGGCGGCACGCTGCTGATCCCGACCTTCGCGGTCGGGCGCGCGCAGAGCCTGCTGTACTGCCTCCACCGCCTGCAAGTGCAGGGCCGCCTGCCCGACGTGCCGGTCTACCTGAACAGCCCGATGGCGCGCGACGCCACCCAGGTGTTCTGGCTGCATCAGGACGAACTGCGCATCGGCCGGGCCGAATGCAATGCGGCCTGCTCGCTGCCCATCTATGTGCGCAGCGTGGAAGAGTCGATCCGCCTGAACGAGAATCGCGCCGCCAAGATCATCCTGGCCGGCAGCGGCATGGCGACCGGCGGACGCATCCTGCATCACCTGGAGGCTTTCGGGCCGGACCCGCGCAACTGCATCCTGCTGTCAGGCTTCCAGGCCGGCGGCACGCGCGGGGCGGCGCTGGCCGGCGGCGCCCGCTTGCTGCGCATCCACGGCAAGGAAGTGCCCATCAACGCCAATGTCGAGCAGTTGACCAGCCTGTCCGCGCATGCCGATGCCGACGAGATCCTGGCCTGGCTGCGCGGCTTCGCCAGGGCACCGCGGCGCACCTTCATCGTCCATGGCGAGCCGGATGGCGCCGATGCGCTGCGCCAGCGCATCGAACACGAACTAGGCTGGCCCGTGACGATGCCCGAATACCGGGGCGTCTATCCGCTCGAGTGA
- a CDS encoding sensor domain-containing diguanylate cyclase, whose translation MLLCTGQALALGNPAVALIFSSCCLVAWACQRTHRYLLSVCAAFFLYGLAATSQVFWPPRDFAWNTMPAGLLYACSTVLLQRGMLLRAGARFDAVPVLAVALLQLAALAYFHFIDPHVVARTYIHNGAAALVLLSGAARLGKLRHGRQVDRVLYWIFLLFAFSFVPRLVLNLLSPIGKDPCAFSQAPYWLFFLLGQALLNVALSLAIFAAAVSDVFDALRSERDTDALTQLRNRRGFENLARQAIPPRGGRPLSLVLADIDHFKRINDAYGHTAGDAVLAGFGAVIAQCVRQRDVAARIGGEEFAVLLADTDAAGAGSLAERLRRAFETMPWPMLPASERVTASFGVAALEDGEGLDALLKRTDALLYAAKRGGRNAVASTLDAAPGTLAHSSG comes from the coding sequence GTGTTGCTTTGCACCGGCCAGGCTCTGGCGCTCGGGAATCCAGCGGTCGCGCTGATCTTCTCCTCATGCTGTCTGGTGGCGTGGGCCTGCCAGCGCACGCACCGCTATCTGCTGTCGGTGTGCGCTGCCTTCTTCCTCTACGGACTGGCCGCCACCTCCCAGGTATTCTGGCCGCCGCGCGACTTCGCCTGGAACACCATGCCCGCGGGCCTGCTCTATGCCTGCAGCACGGTACTGCTGCAACGGGGCATGCTGTTGCGCGCCGGGGCACGCTTCGATGCGGTGCCGGTGCTGGCGGTGGCGCTGCTGCAGCTTGCCGCCCTGGCCTATTTCCACTTCATCGATCCCCACGTGGTGGCGCGCACCTACATCCACAACGGTGCCGCAGCCCTGGTCCTGCTGAGCGGCGCGGCCCGGCTCGGCAAGCTGCGCCATGGCCGTCAGGTCGACCGCGTGCTGTACTGGATCTTCCTGCTGTTCGCCTTCAGCTTCGTGCCGCGCCTGGTGCTGAACCTGTTGTCACCGATCGGGAAGGATCCCTGCGCCTTCAGCCAGGCGCCGTACTGGCTCTTCTTCCTGTTGGGCCAGGCTCTGCTCAATGTGGCGCTGTCATTGGCCATCTTCGCGGCAGCGGTGTCCGACGTCTTCGATGCGCTGCGCAGCGAGCGCGACACCGACGCCTTGACCCAACTGCGCAACCGCCGCGGCTTCGAGAACCTGGCGCGGCAGGCCATCCCGCCGCGCGGCGGCCGGCCGCTGAGCCTGGTGCTGGCCGACATCGATCACTTCAAGCGCATCAACGATGCCTACGGCCACACCGCCGGCGATGCCGTGCTGGCGGGCTTCGGCGCGGTCATCGCCCAATGCGTGCGCCAGCGCGACGTCGCCGCCCGCATCGGCGGAGAGGAGTTCGCCGTGCTGCTGGCGGACACCGACGCCGCGGGCGCCGGCAGCCTGGCCGAGCGGCTGCGCCGCGCGTTCGAAACCATGCCGTGGCCCATGCTGCCGGCGTCGGAGCGCGTGACGGCCAGCTTCGGCGTGGCCGCGCTCGAGGACGGCGAAGGACTGGATGCGCTGCTCAAGCGCACCGACGCCCTGCTCTACGCGGCCAAGCGCGGCGGCCGCAACGCTGTCGCCTCGACGCTCGATGCGGCGCCGGGCACCTTGGCTCACTCGAGCGGATAG
- a CDS encoding VOC family protein, whose product MQSVFHLAFNVTDLTEARRFYGDVLGCREGRSTETWVDFDFFGHQISLHLGQPFQTARTGHVGDALVPMPHFGIILLLPDWQALAARLQAAGTDFVLAPQVRFEGEPGEQWTMFFTDPFGNPIEVKGFRDWEAVYAH is encoded by the coding sequence ATGCAATCCGTCTTCCATCTCGCCTTCAACGTCACCGATCTCACCGAGGCACGCCGCTTCTACGGTGACGTGCTGGGCTGCCGCGAAGGCCGCAGCACCGAGACCTGGGTCGACTTCGACTTCTTCGGCCACCAGATCTCGCTGCACCTGGGCCAGCCTTTCCAGACCGCGCGCACCGGCCACGTCGGCGACGCGCTGGTGCCGATGCCGCACTTCGGCATCATCCTGCTGCTGCCTGACTGGCAGGCACTGGCGGCGCGCCTGCAGGCGGCCGGCACCGACTTCGTGCTCGCGCCGCAGGTGCGTTTCGAAGGCGAGCCGGGCGAACAGTGGACCATGTTCTTCACCGATCCCTTCGGCAACCCGATCGAGGTCAAGGGCTTCCGCGACTGGGAGGCGGTGTACGCGCACTGA